A genomic stretch from Doryrhamphus excisus isolate RoL2022-K1 chromosome 23, RoL_Dexc_1.0, whole genome shotgun sequence includes:
- the LOC131110651 gene encoding putative protocadherin beta-18: MGDKGISSLGRILRIAAFFVTLGLVHGDLSYSLPEEMKRLSVIGNIAKDLGVDPRKLSSRKARIDFEDTRKRYCDMNPNTGDLITSERIDRESLCDKKPACVIKVDLVLENPLELHRVSLHIQDVNDNSPHFKNNLIEMEIGESAEKGSRFSIQEAHDADIGQNAVQRYTLQNNANFILAVDDNKVELVLENKLDREKQSEMNLLLTALDGGSPQRSGTVVIHVTVLDANDNAPVFSRAVYKANLPENSPPDTIVIHVSATDADEGLNGEVTYDFGHVSGSNVNVFSIEPTTGVIRVTGAIDYEDKSSYEMRVEAKDGLGLTSYAKVIIDVTDVNDNAPVINLKSLSNPVPENVPPSTEVGIINVQDRDSEKNGQVHCSIQQNVPFKLVPSIKNYYSLVTTGQLDRELVSDYNITISATDEGSPPLSSSKMIHLSVADINDNPPVFEEQSYSAYVSENNKAGSTLCSVSAQDPDWRQNGTVIYSLLAAEVNGAPVSSYVSVNGDTGVIHAVRSLDYEHLRSFKVHVMARDNGSPPLSSNVSVSVFISDLNDNSPQILYPSPEGNSFMTELVPKAAHGGSVVSKVIAVDADSGQNAWLSYHIVKSTDPGLFTIGLHSGEIRTQRDISESDSMKQNLIVAVKDNGQPPLSATCSMYLLISDNLAEVPELKDISYDEKNSKLTSYLIIALVSVSTFFLTFIIVVLGVRFCRRRKPRLLFDGAVAIPSAYLPPNYADVDGTGTLRSSYNYDAYLTTGSRTSDFKFVSSYNDNTLPADQTLRKSPSDFVDELHDSYDPLEVGTCKNLPL, from the coding sequence ATGGGAGACAAAGGAATTTCATCCTTGGGCCGGATTCTCCGCATTGCTGCCTTTTTTGTGACGCTGGGCCTCGTCCACGGAGATCTCAGCTATTCTCTTCCAGAGGAGATGAAGCGCTTGTCTGTGATTGGAAATATAGCCAAAGATCTTGGCGTGGACCCGAGGAAACTATCGTCCCGGAAAGCTCGGATCGATTTCGAGGACACTCGGAAGAGGTACTGTGATATGAATCCGAACACCGGAGACTTGATCACGTCGGAGAGAATTGACAGAGAAAGCCTGTGTGACAAAAAGCCAGCGTGTGTGATAAAAGTGGATCTGGTGTTAGAAAATCCCCTGGAGCTACATCGCGTGAGTCTTCATATTCAAGACGTGAACGATAACTCGCCacactttaaaaataatttaatagagATGGAAATAGGAGAGTCGGCGGAAAAGGGCAGCCGTTTTTCAATCCAGGAGGCGCATGATGCAGATATAGGTCAAAACGCTGTACAAAGATACACGCTACAAAATAATGCTAACTTTATTCTTGCTGttgatgacaataaagttgaactTGTCCTCGAAAATAAACTTGATAGAGAAAAGCAAAGTGAGATGAATTTGCTTCTCACGGCTTTAGATGGCGGCTCTCCTCAGAGATCAGGTACAGTAGTCATACACGTCACTGTGCTGGATGCTAATGATAACGCCCCCGTCTTTTCTCGGGCAGTTTATAAGGCCAATCTACCTGAAAACTCTCCTCCAGATACAATAGTGATTCATGTTAGTGCTACCGATGCTGATGAAGGACTGAATGGGGAAGTGACGTACGACTTTGGTCACGTGTCTGGCAGTAATGTGAATGTATTTTCTATTGAGCCCACAACCGGTGTAATTAGAGTAACGGGTGCTATTGATTATGAAGATAAAAGTTCTTATGAGATGAGAGTGGAAGCTAAAGATGGTTTAGGGCTGACATCCTATGCTAAAGTTATCATTGATGTTACAGACGTTAATGATAATGCCCCTGTAATCAATTTAAAGTCACTGTCTAATCCAGTACCAGAGAATGTACCACCCAGTACTGAGGTGGGCATCATTAATGTGCAGGACAGAGACTCTGAGAAGAACGGACAGGTCCACTGCTCCATTCAACAAAACGTCCCCTTCAAGTTAGTTCCTTCTATTAAAAACTATTATTCTCTGGTGACTACTGGACAACTGGACCGTGAACTAGTGTCTGATTACAACATTACAATCAGTGCTACTGATGAGGGCtctcctcctctgtcctcctctaAAATGATCCACTTATCTGTAGCAGACATCAACGACAACCCACCTGTGTTTGAGGAACAGTCCTACAGTGCATATGtgagtgaaaataacaaagccGGCTCCACTTTATGTTCCGTTAGTGCTCAAGACCCCGACTGGAGACAGAACGGTACCGTGATTTATTCTCTGTTAGCCGCCGAGGTGAACGGTGCCCCGGTGTCTTCCTATGTTTCCGTTAATGGAGACACTGGAGTGATCCATGCTGTCAGGTCTTTGGATTACGAACACCTGAGGAGCTTCAAAGTCCACGTCATGGCCAGAGACAATGGTTCTCCTCCGCTGAGCAGCAACGTGAGCGTCAGTGTGTTCATATCGGACTTGAACGACAACTCTCCTCAGATACTGTACCCCTCCCCGGAGGGCAACTCCTTCATGACCGAGCTGGTCCCCAAAGCTGCACACGGAGGCtctgtggtgtccaaagtgatagCGGTGGATGCAGACTCCGGACAGAACGCCTGGCTGTCCTATCATATAGTCAAGTCCACGGATCCGGGACTTTTCACCATCGGTCTCCACAGTGGAGAGATCAGGACCCAGCGGGACATTTCTGAATCTGACAGCATGAAACAGAACCTGATTGTGGCAGTGAAAGATAACGGACAGCCCCCTCTCTCTGCCACCTGCTCCATGTATTTACTTATTTCTGATAACTTGGCTGAGGTGCCAGAACTGAAGGACATTTCTTATGACGAGAAGAATTCCAAACTGACGTCTTATCTGATCATCGCTCTGGTGTCTGTGTCCACCTTCTTTCTGACCTTCATCATCGTCGTCCTGGGTGTGAGGTTTTGTCGCAGGAGAAAGCCCAGACTGTTGTTTGATGGAGCAGTTGCCATCCCCAGCGCGTATCTCCCTCCTAATTACGCAGATGTTGACGGCACAGGAACTTTACGCAGCAGCTACAACTATGACGCCTACTTGACAACAGGTTCTAGAACCAGTGACTTTAAGTTTGTGTCTTCTTACAATGACAACACACTGCCTGCCGACCAGACTCTGAGGAAAAGTCCTTCTGACTTTGTTGATGAGCTTCATGATTCCTACGACCCCTTGGAGGTAGGAACCTGTAAAAATCTTCCATTGTAG